Proteins encoded in a region of the Streptomyces violaceoruber genome:
- the rsmH gene encoding 16S rRNA (cytosine(1402)-N(4))-methyltransferase RsmH, whose product MSQSRHVPVMLQRCLDLLAPALQEPGAVVVDCTLGLGGHSEALLERFPEARLVALDRDKEALRLSGERLAPYGGRATLVHAVYDELPDVLDRLGVPRVQGVLFDLGVSSMQLDEADRGFAYAQDAPLDMRMDQSTGMSAAEVLNTYPPGELVRILRAYGEEKQAKRIVSAVVREREKEPFTNSARLVELIRAALPQAAKRTGGNPAKRTFQALRIEVNGELSVLERAIPAAVESVAVGGRIAVLSYHSLEDRLVKQVFAAGAANTAPPGLPVVPEQYAPRLKLLTRGAELPTEEEIAENRRAAPARLRGAERIRESLG is encoded by the coding sequence TTGAGCCAGAGTCGACACGTCCCGGTGATGCTCCAGCGGTGTCTGGACCTGCTGGCACCCGCCCTCCAGGAGCCGGGAGCCGTGGTCGTCGACTGCACGCTGGGGCTCGGCGGGCACAGTGAGGCGCTCCTCGAACGCTTCCCCGAGGCCCGGCTCGTCGCCCTCGACCGCGACAAGGAGGCTCTGCGCCTGTCCGGCGAGCGGCTCGCCCCGTACGGCGGACGCGCCACCCTCGTGCACGCCGTCTACGACGAGTTGCCCGACGTGCTCGACCGGCTCGGCGTCCCCCGCGTCCAGGGCGTTCTGTTCGACCTCGGCGTCTCCTCCATGCAGCTCGACGAGGCCGACCGCGGCTTCGCCTACGCCCAGGACGCCCCGCTCGACATGCGGATGGACCAGAGCACCGGCATGAGCGCCGCCGAGGTGCTCAACACCTACCCGCCCGGCGAACTCGTCCGCATCCTGCGGGCGTACGGCGAGGAGAAGCAGGCCAAGCGGATCGTGTCCGCCGTCGTGCGCGAGCGCGAGAAGGAGCCGTTCACCAACAGCGCCCGCCTGGTGGAGCTGATCCGCGCGGCGCTGCCGCAGGCCGCCAAGCGCACCGGCGGCAACCCGGCCAAGCGCACCTTCCAGGCCCTGCGCATCGAGGTCAACGGCGAGCTGTCCGTCCTGGAGCGGGCGATCCCGGCCGCCGTCGAGTCCGTCGCGGTCGGCGGGCGGATCGCCGTGCTGTCGTACCACTCGCTGGAGGACCGGCTGGTCAAGCAGGTGTTCGCGGCCGGCGCCGCCAACACCGCGCCGCCCGGCCTGCCCGTCGTCCCCGAGCAGTACGCACCGCGGCTCAAGCTGCTCACCCGCGGTGCCGAACTCCCCACCGAGGAGGAGATCGCCGAGAACCGCCGCGCGGCACCGGCACGGCTGCGCGGCGCCGAGCGCATCAGGGAGTCCCTCGGGTGA
- a CDS encoding beta-class carbonic anhydrase → MTTSASVPAASESATVADHTVTDRLVEANERYAAAFADPGMDARPVQRVAVVACMDARLDLHAALGLKLGDCHTIRNAGGVVTDDVIRSLTISQRALGTRSVALIHHTGCGMETITEEFRHDLELEVGQRPAWAVEAFRDADQDVRQSIERVRTSPFLLHTEDVRGFVFDVKTGLLREVDPA, encoded by the coding sequence ATGACGACTTCTGCATCGGTACCCGCCGCCTCCGAATCCGCCACAGTGGCCGACCACACCGTCACCGACCGGCTCGTCGAGGCGAACGAACGCTACGCCGCGGCGTTCGCCGACCCGGGCATGGACGCCCGTCCCGTACAGCGCGTCGCCGTCGTGGCCTGCATGGACGCCCGCCTGGACCTGCACGCCGCGCTCGGCCTGAAGCTCGGCGACTGCCACACGATCCGCAACGCGGGCGGTGTCGTCACCGACGACGTGATCCGGTCCCTGACGATCAGCCAGCGGGCGCTCGGCACCCGCAGCGTGGCCCTCATCCACCACACGGGCTGCGGCATGGAGACCATCACCGAGGAGTTCCGGCACGACCTGGAGCTGGAGGTGGGCCAGCGTCCCGCGTGGGCGGTGGAGGCATTCCGGGACGCCGACCAGGACGTGCGGCAGTCGATCGAGCGGGTGCGCACCTCGCCGTTCCTGCTGCACACCGAGGACGTGCGCGGTTTCGTCTTCGACGTGAAGACCGGGCTGCTGCGCGAGGTCGACCCCGCCTGA
- a CDS encoding AAA family ATPase, which produces MTTYDDQASRGGTAARAYGSVGEDLTAVVERVRGSVEDVIEGKPEVVRLSLTVLLAEGHLLIEDVPGVGKTMLAKALARSIDCSVRRIQFTPDLLPSDITGVSIWDQQRRDFEFKPGAIFAQVVIGDEINRASPKTQSALLESMEERQVTIDGQTYELPSPFMVVATQNPVEMEGTYPLPEAQRDRFMARVSIGYPSPEAELQMLDVHGGASPLDDLQPVAHAHDILKLIEAVRGVHVADPVRRYAVDLVAATRTHPDLRLGASPRATLHLLRAAKASAALSGRDYALPDDVQALAVAVLAHRLLPTAQAQLNRRTAEQVVQEILQRTAVPAEPQQQTGFGVGRGTPAYGQQPPRRV; this is translated from the coding sequence GTGACGACCTATGACGATCAGGCGAGCCGTGGAGGCACCGCCGCGCGAGCGTACGGGAGCGTGGGGGAAGATCTGACCGCCGTGGTCGAGCGGGTCCGCGGTTCGGTGGAGGACGTGATCGAGGGCAAGCCCGAGGTCGTCCGGCTCTCGCTGACCGTGCTGCTGGCCGAGGGGCACCTGCTGATCGAGGATGTGCCGGGCGTCGGCAAGACCATGCTGGCCAAGGCGCTGGCGCGGTCCATCGACTGTTCCGTGCGCCGGATCCAGTTCACGCCGGACCTGCTGCCCTCGGACATCACCGGGGTGTCGATCTGGGACCAGCAGCGGCGGGACTTCGAGTTCAAGCCGGGCGCGATCTTCGCCCAGGTGGTGATCGGCGACGAGATCAACCGCGCGTCGCCGAAGACGCAGTCGGCGCTGCTCGAGTCGATGGAGGAGCGCCAGGTCACCATCGACGGCCAGACCTACGAGCTGCCCAGTCCCTTCATGGTGGTGGCGACGCAGAACCCGGTCGAGATGGAGGGCACCTACCCGCTTCCGGAGGCCCAGCGGGACCGCTTCATGGCCCGGGTCTCCATCGGCTATCCGAGCCCGGAGGCCGAGTTGCAGATGCTCGACGTGCACGGCGGGGCCAGCCCGCTGGACGACCTCCAGCCGGTGGCGCACGCGCACGACATCCTGAAGCTGATCGAGGCGGTCCGCGGCGTCCACGTGGCGGATCCGGTCCGGCGGTACGCGGTGGACCTGGTCGCCGCCACCCGCACCCACCCGGACCTCAGACTCGGCGCCTCGCCGCGTGCCACGCTGCACCTGCTGCGCGCGGCGAAGGCGTCCGCCGCCCTGAGCGGCCGGGACTACGCGCTGCCGGACGACGTGCAGGCCCTCGCGGTCGCCGTCCTGGCCCACCGGCTGCTGCCGACCGCGCAGGCCCAGCTCAACCGCCGCACCGCCGAGCAGGTCGTCCAGGAGATCCTGCAGCGCACCGCGGTGCCCGCGGAGCCGCAGCAGCAGACGGGCTTCGGCGTGGGCCGCGGCACGCCGGCGTACGGTCAGCAGCCGCCGCGGAGGGTGTGA
- a CDS encoding UDP-N-acetylmuramoyl-tripeptide--D-alanyl-D-alanine ligase, translating to MITLSLAEIAEVVGGRMHDIPDASAEVTGPVVRDSREAGPGSLFVAFVGERADGHDFAARVVEAGAVAVLGSRPVGVPAIVVDDVQAALGALARHVVRRLGTTLVALTGSAGKTSTKDLIAQVLRRKAPTVFTPGSMNNEVGLPLTALTATDETKFLVLEMGARGIGHIRYLTELTPPKIGAVLNVGSAHIGEFGGREQIAQAKGELVEALPPAEEGGAAILNADDPLVRAMASRTKAKVILFGESGEADVRAENVRLTDTGQPSFSLHTPSGASDVTMRLYGEHHVSNALAAAAVAHELGMSADEIATALSEAGSLSRWRMEVTERPDGVTVVNDAYNANPESTKAALRALVAMGKGRRTWAVLGKMAELGDEALAEHDAVGRLAVRLNVSKLVAVGGREARWLQLGAYNEGSWGEESVHVSDAQAAVDLLRSELRPGDVVLVKASRSVGLESVATALLETGAEGEVAAR from the coding sequence GTGATCACCCTCTCACTCGCCGAGATCGCAGAAGTCGTCGGCGGGCGGATGCACGACATACCGGACGCGTCCGCCGAGGTCACCGGGCCGGTCGTCCGGGACTCCCGGGAAGCCGGGCCCGGCAGCCTCTTCGTCGCCTTCGTGGGCGAACGGGCCGACGGCCACGACTTCGCCGCGCGGGTCGTCGAAGCGGGTGCGGTGGCCGTCCTCGGCTCCCGTCCCGTCGGCGTGCCGGCGATCGTCGTGGACGACGTCCAGGCCGCCCTGGGCGCCCTCGCCCGGCACGTCGTGCGACGCCTCGGCACCACCCTCGTGGCCCTCACCGGGTCGGCCGGCAAGACCAGCACCAAGGACCTGATCGCCCAGGTACTGCGCCGCAAGGCGCCCACGGTCTTCACGCCCGGTTCCATGAACAACGAGGTGGGGCTGCCGCTCACCGCGCTCACCGCCACCGACGAGACGAAGTTCCTCGTCCTGGAGATGGGCGCCCGCGGCATCGGCCACATCCGGTACCTCACCGAACTCACCCCGCCGAAGATCGGCGCGGTCCTCAACGTCGGCTCCGCGCACATCGGCGAGTTCGGCGGCCGGGAGCAGATCGCCCAGGCCAAGGGCGAACTCGTCGAGGCCCTGCCGCCGGCCGAGGAGGGCGGCGCCGCGATCCTCAACGCGGACGACCCGCTCGTACGGGCCATGGCCTCCCGAACGAAGGCGAAGGTGATCCTTTTCGGAGAGTCCGGCGAAGCGGACGTTCGCGCCGAGAACGTGCGACTCACGGACACCGGACAGCCTTCCTTCAGCCTTCACACACCCTCCGGTGCAAGCGATGTGACCATGCGCCTGTACGGTGAGCACCACGTGTCGAACGCGCTCGCCGCGGCCGCCGTCGCCCACGAGTTGGGCATGTCCGCAGACGAGATCGCCACCGCGCTCTCCGAGGCGGGCTCCCTCTCCCGCTGGCGGATGGAGGTCACCGAGCGCCCGGACGGCGTGACGGTCGTCAACGACGCCTACAACGCGAACCCCGAGTCCACCAAGGCCGCGCTGCGTGCGCTGGTCGCCATGGGCAAGGGGCGTCGTACGTGGGCGGTGCTCGGCAAGATGGCCGAGCTCGGGGACGAGGCGCTCGCCGAGCACGACGCGGTCGGACGGCTCGCCGTCCGGCTCAACGTCAGCAAGCTCGTCGCGGTCGGGGGCAGGGAAGCCCGATGGCTGCAACTGGGCGCATATAACGAGGGTTCGTGGGGTGAGGAGTCGGTGCACGTGTCCGACGCACAGGCGGCGGTCGACCTGTTGCGCAGCGAGTTGCGCCCAGGAGACGTCGTGCTCGTGAAGGCGTCCCGTTCGGTGGGTCTGGAGAGCGTCGCCACGGCGCTCCTCGAGACCGGCGCCGAGGGTGAGGTTGCCGCCCGATGA
- a CDS encoding FtsB/FtsL family cell division protein, whose protein sequence is MSRKPELKGRAARLARLLPTGGSRGQAARAPFVLLVVVLLGGGLIGLLVLNSALSEGSFQLDDLKQRTKELTDEEQALQRDIDAYSAPRALQRRARELGMVPGGDPAFLDPDGTVKGVPSPAPAAATPLVLAPEALASTSAGASTVTPSPYSEPSGPPPTAAPSGTAATPTTAAPPTPTPTPGR, encoded by the coding sequence GTGAGCAGGAAACCCGAACTGAAGGGCAGGGCGGCCCGGCTGGCCCGGCTCCTGCCCACCGGCGGATCCCGGGGCCAGGCGGCCCGGGCGCCGTTCGTCCTCCTGGTCGTCGTCCTCCTCGGCGGCGGCCTCATCGGGCTCCTCGTGCTGAACTCCGCCCTGAGCGAGGGCTCCTTCCAGCTGGACGACCTCAAGCAGCGGACCAAGGAGCTCACCGACGAGGAACAGGCGCTCCAGCGGGACATCGACGCCTACTCCGCCCCCCGGGCCCTCCAGCGCCGCGCCCGCGAACTGGGCATGGTGCCCGGCGGCGACCCCGCCTTCCTCGACCCCGACGGCACCGTCAAGGGCGTGCCGAGCCCCGCCCCCGCCGCGGCCACCCCGCTCGTCCTCGCCCCCGAGGCGCTGGCCTCGACGTCCGCCGGCGCGTCCACGGTCACACCGTCCCCCTACAGCGAGCCCTCCGGCCCGCCCCCCACCGCGGCCCCGTCCGGCACGGCCGCCACCCCCACCACCGCGGCGCCGCCCACCCCGACCCCGACTCCCGGCAGGTGA
- the mraY gene encoding phospho-N-acetylmuramoyl-pentapeptide-transferase, translated as MKQILFAGVIGLFLTLVGTPLLIKLLARKGYGQYIRDDGPREHASKRGTPTMGGIAFILATVAAYFLAKGITSYLDPDIDAGPTFSGLLVLGLMVGMGLVGFLDDYIKIVKRRSLGLRARAKMIGQLTVGIAFAVLSLQFADNRGNTPASTKLSFITDFGWTIGPVLFVVWALFMILAMSNGVNLTDGLDGLATGASVLVFGAYTFIGVWQFQESCANALTLTNPGACYEVRDPLDLAVVASALMGSCLGFLWWNTSPAKIFMGDTGSLALGGVLAGLAICSRTELLMAILGGLFVLITMSVVIQVGSFRLTGKRVFRMAPLQHHFELKGWSEVLVVVRFWIIQGICVIVGLGLFYAGWATDK; from the coding sequence ATGAAGCAGATCCTGTTCGCAGGAGTCATTGGCCTCTTCCTCACGCTGGTCGGCACCCCGCTGCTGATCAAGCTCCTGGCCCGCAAGGGCTACGGCCAGTACATCCGCGACGACGGACCGCGCGAGCACGCCAGCAAGCGCGGTACGCCGACCATGGGTGGTATCGCCTTCATCCTGGCGACGGTCGCCGCGTACTTCCTCGCCAAGGGCATCACCAGCTACCTGGACCCCGACATCGACGCGGGGCCGACCTTCTCCGGCCTGCTGGTGCTCGGCCTGATGGTGGGCATGGGCCTGGTCGGCTTCCTCGACGACTACATCAAGATCGTCAAACGGCGTTCGCTGGGCCTGCGGGCCAGGGCGAAGATGATCGGCCAGCTCACCGTCGGCATCGCCTTCGCCGTGCTCTCGCTTCAGTTCGCGGACAACCGGGGCAACACCCCGGCGTCCACGAAGCTGTCGTTCATCACCGACTTCGGCTGGACCATCGGCCCGGTGCTGTTCGTCGTCTGGGCGCTGTTCATGATCCTCGCGATGTCGAACGGCGTGAACCTGACCGACGGCCTGGACGGACTGGCCACCGGCGCCTCCGTCCTGGTCTTCGGCGCCTACACCTTCATCGGCGTCTGGCAGTTCCAGGAGTCCTGCGCCAACGCGCTGACCCTGACCAACCCGGGTGCCTGCTACGAGGTGAGAGACCCGCTCGACCTCGCGGTGGTCGCCTCCGCGCTGATGGGTTCCTGCCTCGGCTTCCTGTGGTGGAACACCTCGCCGGCCAAGATCTTCATGGGCGACACCGGTTCGCTCGCGCTCGGCGGTGTGCTCGCGGGTCTGGCGATCTGCTCGCGCACCGAACTGCTGATGGCCATCCTCGGCGGCCTGTTCGTGCTGATCACCATGTCGGTGGTCATCCAGGTCGGCTCCTTCCGCCTCACCGGCAAGCGGGTCTTCCGGATGGCGCCACTCCAGCACCACTTCGAACTCAAAGGCTGGTCCGAAGTCCTTGTCGTGGTCCGCTTCTGGATCATCCAGGGCATCTGTGTGATCGTCGGACTCGGCCTCTTCTACGCGGGATGGGCAACGGACAAGTGA
- the murD gene encoding UDP-N-acetylmuramoyl-L-alanine--D-glutamate ligase — translation MPSEFSGKHVTVAGLGVSGVPAAKVLHGLGAQVTVVNDGDDERARTQAAELEPLGVTVRLGDGDTLPEGTELIVTAPGWKPTKPLFAAAGQAGVPVWGDVELAWRLRGLNGRKPAPWLAVTGTNGKTTTVQMLASILKAAGLRTAAVGNIGVSLLDAVTGEQEYDVLAVELSSYQLHWAPSLRAHSAAVLNLAPDHLDWHGSMEAYAADKGRIYEGNHVACVYNVADKATEDLVRAADVEEGCRAIGFTLGTPGPSQLGVVEGLLVDRAFVEDRQKNAQELAEVSDVNPPAPHNIANALAAAGLARAFGVSAAAVRDGLRAFTPDAHRIAHVADVDGVAYVDDSKATNTHATEASLAAYESIVWIAGGLAKGATFDELVAGAAKRLRGAVLIGADRALIREALARHAPEVPVVDLDRTDTGAMLQAVQEARRLARPGDTVLLAPACASMDMFTNYNQRGDAFAQAVRELGA, via the coding sequence GTGCCTTCGGAATTCAGCGGCAAGCACGTCACCGTCGCCGGACTCGGCGTCTCCGGCGTCCCGGCGGCCAAGGTGCTGCACGGGCTCGGCGCGCAGGTCACCGTCGTCAACGACGGCGACGACGAGCGGGCCCGGACGCAGGCGGCGGAGCTGGAGCCGCTCGGCGTCACCGTGCGCCTGGGGGACGGGGACACGCTTCCCGAGGGCACCGAGCTGATCGTCACCGCACCGGGCTGGAAGCCCACCAAGCCGCTGTTCGCGGCGGCCGGACAGGCCGGCGTCCCGGTCTGGGGCGACGTGGAACTGGCCTGGCGGCTGCGCGGCCTGAACGGCCGGAAGCCCGCGCCCTGGCTCGCCGTCACCGGCACCAACGGCAAGACCACCACCGTCCAGATGCTCGCGTCGATCCTGAAGGCGGCCGGTCTGCGCACCGCCGCCGTCGGCAACATCGGCGTCTCGCTCCTGGACGCGGTCACCGGCGAGCAGGAGTACGACGTCCTCGCCGTGGAGCTGTCCAGCTACCAGCTCCACTGGGCGCCCTCGCTGCGCGCCCACTCCGCCGCCGTGCTCAACCTCGCCCCGGACCACCTCGACTGGCACGGCTCCATGGAGGCCTACGCCGCCGACAAGGGCCGCATCTACGAGGGCAATCACGTCGCCTGCGTCTACAACGTCGCCGACAAGGCCACCGAGGACCTGGTCCGCGCCGCCGACGTGGAGGAGGGCTGCCGGGCGATCGGCTTCACCCTCGGTACCCCCGGCCCCTCGCAACTCGGCGTCGTGGAGGGCCTGCTGGTCGACCGCGCCTTCGTCGAGGACCGGCAGAAGAACGCCCAGGAACTGGCCGAGGTCTCCGACGTCAATCCGCCCGCCCCGCACAACATCGCCAACGCCCTTGCCGCCGCGGGTCTCGCCCGCGCCTTCGGCGTCTCCGCGGCCGCCGTGAGGGACGGGCTGCGCGCCTTCACACCGGACGCCCACCGCATCGCGCACGTCGCCGACGTGGACGGCGTGGCCTACGTGGACGACTCCAAGGCCACCAACACCCACGCCACCGAAGCCTCCTTGGCGGCCTACGAGTCGATCGTGTGGATCGCCGGCGGGCTGGCCAAGGGCGCGACCTTCGACGAGCTGGTCGCGGGCGCGGCGAAGCGGCTGCGCGGCGCCGTCCTCATCGGCGCCGACCGCGCCCTGATCCGCGAAGCCCTGGCGCGACACGCGCCCGAAGTACCCGTGGTCGACCTCGACCGGACCGACACTGGTGCGATGCTCCAGGCCGTCCAGGAGGCGCGGCGGCTCGCCCGGCCCGGTGACACGGTGCTGCTGGCCCCGGCCTGTGCCTCCATGGACATGTTCACCAACTACAACCAGCGCGGTGACGCGTTCGCGCAGGCCGTTCGCGAACTCGGCGCCTGA
- a CDS encoding UDP-N-acetylmuramoyl-L-alanyl-D-glutamate--2,6-diaminopimelate ligase, whose protein sequence is MTYPGPPRPVRISATPLAELADQLGVAAPDGSAEITGITHDSRAVRPGDLYAALPGARLHGADFVTQAAGLGAAAVLTDPAGAERAAAAGLPALVVDDPRARMGELAATIYGHPGRDLLQIGITGTSGKTTTAYLVEGGLRTAKSTGLIGTVEMRIGDERIKSERTTPEATDLQALFAVMRERGTEAVAMEVSSHALVLGRVDACVFDIAVFTNLSPEHMEFHSGMEDYFQAKAQLFTPKRSRLGVVNVDDEYGRRLAKEATVPVVTYSAEGHPDADWRADEVEVGPLDSTFTVLGPKGERIAAKSPLAGPFNVANTLAAIVALAAAGLDPQSAADGVAAVPGVPGRLERVDEGQPFFAVVDYAHKTDAVESVLRALRKVTEGKLHAVLGCGGDRDTTKREPMGAAVARFADTAVLTSDNPRSEDPLAILATMLQGAASVPAHERGEVQVFEDRAAAIAAAVARAEPGDTVLVAGKGHEQGQDIAGVVRPFDDRQVLREAIKKTQG, encoded by the coding sequence GTGACATACCCGGGACCGCCCCGGCCGGTGCGGATCTCCGCCACACCCCTCGCGGAACTCGCCGATCAGCTGGGTGTCGCCGCGCCGGACGGCTCCGCCGAGATCACGGGGATCACCCACGACTCGCGCGCCGTCCGCCCCGGTGACCTGTACGCCGCCCTTCCCGGAGCCCGCCTGCACGGCGCCGACTTCGTCACCCAGGCCGCCGGTCTCGGCGCCGCCGCCGTGCTGACCGACCCGGCCGGCGCGGAGCGGGCCGCCGCCGCCGGTCTGCCGGCCCTCGTCGTCGACGACCCGCGCGCGCGGATGGGCGAGCTGGCGGCCACGATCTACGGCCACCCCGGCCGCGACCTGCTCCAGATCGGCATCACCGGCACCTCCGGCAAGACGACCACCGCCTACCTCGTCGAGGGCGGCCTGCGCACGGCGAAGTCCACCGGGCTGATCGGCACGGTCGAGATGCGCATCGGCGACGAGCGCATCAAGTCGGAGCGCACCACGCCCGAGGCCACCGACCTCCAGGCGCTGTTCGCGGTGATGCGCGAGCGCGGCACCGAGGCGGTCGCCATGGAGGTCTCCAGCCACGCCCTGGTGCTCGGCCGCGTCGACGCCTGCGTCTTCGACATCGCCGTCTTCACCAACCTCAGCCCGGAGCACATGGAGTTCCACTCCGGCATGGAGGACTACTTCCAGGCCAAGGCGCAGCTCTTCACCCCGAAGCGCAGCAGGCTCGGTGTGGTCAACGTGGACGACGAGTACGGGCGCCGCCTGGCCAAGGAGGCCACCGTCCCGGTCGTCACCTACTCCGCCGAGGGCCACCCGGACGCCGACTGGCGCGCCGACGAGGTCGAGGTCGGCCCGCTGGACTCGACGTTCACCGTGCTCGGGCCGAAGGGCGAGCGGATCGCCGCCAAGTCGCCGCTGGCAGGACCCTTCAACGTGGCGAACACCCTCGCCGCGATCGTCGCCCTGGCCGCCGCCGGGCTCGACCCGCAGAGCGCCGCCGACGGCGTCGCCGCCGTACCGGGCGTGCCGGGCCGCCTGGAGCGCGTGGACGAGGGCCAGCCCTTCTTCGCGGTGGTCGACTACGCCCACAAGACCGACGCCGTCGAGTCGGTCCTGCGGGCCCTGCGCAAGGTCACCGAGGGCAAGCTGCACGCCGTGCTCGGCTGCGGCGGCGACCGGGACACCACCAAGCGGGAGCCGATGGGCGCCGCCGTGGCCCGGTTCGCCGACACCGCCGTACTGACCTCCGACAACCCCCGCTCCGAGGACCCCCTCGCGATCCTCGCCACCATGCTCCAGGGCGCGGCGTCCGTGCCCGCGCACGAGCGCGGCGAGGTGCAGGTCTTCGAGGACCGGGCCGCCGCGATCGCCGCCGCCGTCGCCCGGGCCGAGCCCGGCGACACGGTGCTGGTGGCGGGCAAGGGCCACGAGCAGGGCCAGGACATCGCCGGCGTCGTCCGTCCCTTCGACGACCGCCAGGTGCTGCGCGAAGCCATCAAGAAGACCCAGGGATGA
- the ftsI gene encoding cell division protein FtsI, with protein MTEVSDREPPRRRVPGPARPVRSGGGRRPGPGARPARRPGPPRPAPRAFRLGSPRPRLRMIGLALTLVLAAFVVRLLQVQAVDAGTYSAKAEQNRYVVHTLPAERGGITDRNGVALATTVDSYDITADPTMFTREQLKVDDGPEQAAALLAPILGQDQEQLAKVLRPKNRELRYVRLARRQTPQVWNQIKDLKTALTAKAETDRATVNVLAGVFADPSSKRVYPGGDLAAGILGWVGADGKGGGGLERKLDTTLAGEDGKIRYAQSGGRQVPTAGSTETPAVPGSDVELTIDRDIQWAAQHAISEQVEKSKADGGYVIVQDTTTGEILAMANSPGFDPGDLAHADPAALGNAALQDAFEPGSTAKVLSMAAVLEENVATPGTHITVPNRLKRGDRLFKDDIDHPTWYLTLNGVLAKSSNIGTIMATGELGKTQAEANKVLYSYLRKFGLGGYSGLGFPGETKGILAPPDQWSTSQQYTIPFGQGVSVNALQAASIYSTVANGGVRIEPTLVRGTKGADGRFTPAPEPKKTRVTSERTAKTLSQMLESVVDDEEGTGTKARIPGYRVAGKTGTANRVDPATGKYHGYTSSFAGFAPADKPRVTVYCAIQNATEGSYFGGQICGPIYKQVMEFALKTLQVPPTGAAPARLPVTFKP; from the coding sequence GTGACGGAAGTGTCCGACAGGGAACCGCCGCGCCGCCGGGTGCCCGGACCCGCGAGGCCCGTCCGCTCCGGCGGCGGGCGCCGCCCGGGACCCGGCGCCCGGCCCGCCCGCAGGCCGGGACCGCCCCGCCCGGCGCCCCGCGCCTTCCGGCTGGGCAGTCCGCGCCCCAGGCTGCGCATGATCGGCCTCGCCCTGACCCTGGTGCTGGCCGCCTTCGTCGTACGGCTCCTCCAGGTGCAGGCCGTCGACGCCGGCACCTACTCGGCGAAGGCCGAGCAGAACCGCTACGTCGTGCACACCCTGCCCGCCGAACGCGGCGGGATCACCGACCGCAACGGCGTCGCCCTCGCGACCACCGTGGACTCCTACGACATCACCGCCGACCCCACGATGTTCACCCGCGAGCAGCTGAAGGTCGACGACGGACCCGAGCAGGCGGCGGCGCTCCTCGCACCGATCCTCGGCCAGGACCAGGAGCAGCTGGCCAAGGTGCTCCGCCCGAAGAACAGGGAACTGCGCTACGTCCGCCTCGCGCGCCGGCAGACCCCCCAGGTCTGGAACCAGATCAAGGACCTGAAGACCGCGCTCACCGCGAAGGCGGAGACCGACAGGGCGACGGTCAACGTGCTCGCGGGCGTCTTCGCCGACCCCAGCAGCAAGCGGGTGTACCCGGGCGGCGACCTCGCCGCCGGCATCCTCGGCTGGGTCGGCGCCGACGGCAAGGGCGGCGGCGGCCTGGAGCGGAAGCTGGACACGACGCTGGCCGGCGAGGACGGCAAGATCCGCTACGCCCAGTCCGGGGGGCGCCAGGTGCCCACCGCCGGTTCCACCGAGACGCCCGCCGTGCCGGGCAGCGACGTCGAGCTGACCATCGACCGCGACATCCAGTGGGCCGCGCAGCACGCCATCAGCGAGCAGGTGGAGAAGTCCAAGGCGGACGGCGGCTACGTCATCGTCCAGGACACCACCACCGGCGAGATCCTCGCCATGGCCAACTCGCCCGGCTTCGACCCGGGCGACCTCGCCCACGCCGACCCCGCGGCGCTGGGCAACGCCGCGCTCCAGGACGCCTTCGAGCCGGGCTCCACCGCCAAGGTGCTGTCCATGGCGGCCGTGCTGGAGGAGAACGTCGCCACGCCGGGCACCCACATCACGGTCCCCAACCGGCTCAAGCGCGGCGACCGGCTCTTCAAGGACGACATCGACCACCCGACCTGGTACCTCACGCTCAACGGCGTGCTCGCCAAGTCCAGCAACATCGGCACGATCATGGCCACCGGCGAGCTGGGCAAGACCCAGGCCGAGGCCAACAAGGTGCTCTACTCCTACCTGCGCAAGTTCGGCCTCGGCGGCTACAGCGGGCTCGGCTTCCCCGGCGAGACCAAGGGCATCCTCGCGCCGCCCGACCAGTGGTCGACCTCGCAGCAGTACACGATCCCTTTCGGCCAGGGCGTCTCCGTGAACGCGCTCCAGGCGGCCTCCATCTACTCGACCGTCGCCAACGGCGGCGTCCGCATCGAACCCACGCTGGTCCGCGGTACGAAGGGCGCCGACGGACGCTTCACTCCGGCCCCGGAACCCAAGAAGACCCGCGTGACCAGCGAGAGGACCGCGAAGACCCTCTCGCAGATGCTGGAGTCCGTCGTCGACGACGAGGAGGGCACCGGCACCAAGGCCCGCATCCCCGGCTACCGGGTGGCGGGCAAGACGGGCACGGCCAACCGGGTGGATCCGGCCACCGGCAAGTACCACGGTTACACCTCGTCCTTCGCCGGGTTCGCCCCCGCCGACAAGCCCCGGGTCACCGTCTACTGCGCCATCCAGAACGCCACCGAGGGCAGCTACTTCGGCGGCCAGATCTGCGGCCCCATCTACAAGCAGGTCATGGAGTTCGCCTTGAAGACCCTTCAGGTCCCGCCGACCGGGGCCGCCCCCGCGAGGCTCCCGGTCACCTTCAAACCCTGA